The proteins below come from a single Tachypleus tridentatus isolate NWPU-2018 chromosome 13, ASM421037v1, whole genome shotgun sequence genomic window:
- the LOC143237543 gene encoding uncharacterized protein LOC143237543 isoform X3 → MSSVMRKSSKSRVESITVFSSVAAERLADYRGDTDTSPNSPPDTDGIVIGSMSGCITGGQEADPSPSSTSSHHDQPTTSKETSKLW, encoded by the exons ATGAGTTCcg TAATGCGTAAATCTTCAAAGTCGAGAGTGGAAAGTATTACAGTGTTTAGTTCCGTCGCAGCGGAGAGGCTCGCCGATTATCGTGGTGACACTGATACTAGTCCTAATTCACCTCCAGACACTGACGGAATAGTCATTGGTAGTATGTCTGGATGCATTACTGGAGGCCAAGAAGCTGATCCGTCACCTAGTTCAACTTCAAGTCATCATGATCAACCTACAACTAGTAAAGAAACTTCAAAG